The window GATTAGAGAACAGATAAAAGCAATGAGATATGATAAAGACTGAAGACATAAAGCGTTTACTTGACCGATACTACGATGGAATGACCACCGAAGAGGAGGAGAAGGCGCTGCACACCTACTTCAACGGCAGTGATATCGATGCTAATTTGAAGGAGGAGCGCATCTTCTTCACGGCTCTTCAGTCACCAGAATTCCCTACACCAGCAGGGATGGAAGAGCGACTCAGTCGCCAGATTAGTCAGTGGAACACCTTAGAAGTCACTAATCGTCGTACGATAAGGCATATCAACCTGCGCTGGGTAGTAGGGATAGCAGCCAGTTTGCTGCTTCTCTTTGCTGCAGGAGCTATCGTTTACCAAAACGAGAATAAGTCTCCACAAACTGAACAGGATACCTATACTAATGCTAAAGACGCTTACGCCGAAACGTCCAAAGCACTGATGAAATTCTCAAAGACGCTCAATAAGGGTATTGACGCTGCCGAGAACATCACTAATAAAACAAGGGATTAGATTATGAAGAGAATTATTTTAACGCTTTGTATGACTATGATAGCCTGTATAACGGCATTTGCTCAAAAGGCATTGTTCGAAAAATACAGCGAAACAGATGGTGTCTCTACTGTCTACATATCACGTAATATGATGCGAATGATGGGCAATGTGAAAGCAGGTAACAAGGATATCAGTAAGATTGCCAGCCGTCTCGACTATCTGCAGATACTCTCCTGCGAGCGTCCTTCACTGATTCCTTCTATCAAGAAGTCTGCCCAAAACATCTTCAATCAACAAAAGTATTCGATTGTAATGCAAGTCAATGAGGGGGGCGAACATACTACTATCTACGAGCGGCATTACCCGAATGGAAAGAATGAGTTTTCCCTGCTCGCCATAGAACGCAACGAAATTACAATTATCAACCTACTTGGTAATATCTCTCTACAGGATATTCAAGGAATAGCTGGTGGGAAATAATCCCCCAGCTTTTTTGGTTATATAACAGAAATAGAGTACTTTTGCATAAAATAAGCTGCATTCGGCAAAGTTAAAGCAAGCTTTACTTTGTGCTCATTGGCAATATTTTTGCAGAAAATAAACAAATGAAAATAGGTATATTCGTTGGAAGCTTTGATCCATTTACAATAGGACATGACGCTATTGTACGCCGTTCCTTGCCGCTCTTCGACAAGGTTGTGATTGGTGTTGGCATCAATGAGCGGAAGAAGTGCATGCTCAGTGCGGAGGAACGGACCGAGCGCATAGCACGACTCTATGCTGACGAGCCAAAGATTGAAGTAAAGGCATACAGCGACCTCACCATCGACTTTGCACGAAGAGAGGACGCCGAATATATCATTAAGGGTGTACGTAGCATAAAAGACTTTGAATATGAACGCGAACAAGCCGATATCAACCGACGCTTGAGTTCTATTGAAACCATCTTTTTCTACGCTGAACCACAATTTGAAAGTATCAGTTCAAGCGTTGTAAGAGAACTGAAAAACTTTGGAAGAGACATCACTGAGTTCTTGCCAAAGGGATATTAACGATTAGACAGAGGCGCACAAGCCTCATCGATAAAACATAGACACGATGATAACATATAGTGCTGAAGGCGTTAAGATGCCTAAAATCAAGAAACGAGAGATTTCTCGTTGGATTAAAGCTGTTGCTGCAACGCATGGTAGGAAGGTTGGAGAAATTGGTTATATGTTCGTAGATGATGAGAAG is drawn from Prevotella melaninogenica and contains these coding sequences:
- the coaD gene encoding pantetheine-phosphate adenylyltransferase encodes the protein MKIGIFVGSFDPFTIGHDAIVRRSLPLFDKVVIGVGINERKKCMLSAEERTERIARLYADEPKIEVKAYSDLTIDFARREDAEYIIKGVRSIKDFEYEREQADINRRLSSIETIFFYAEPQFESISSSVVRELKNFGRDITEFLPKGY
- a CDS encoding DUF4252 domain-containing protein, whose protein sequence is MKRIILTLCMTMIACITAFAQKALFEKYSETDGVSTVYISRNMMRMMGNVKAGNKDISKIASRLDYLQILSCERPSLIPSIKKSAQNIFNQQKYSIVMQVNEGGEHTTIYERHYPNGKNEFSLLAIERNEITIINLLGNISLQDIQGIAGGK